Proteins co-encoded in one Streptococcus pyogenes genomic window:
- a CDS encoding YceD family protein: MLAISEIRKHPDGLSFDRLCDVKSMLLERDQQIIDIKAVKAVGNVRYDKGLYLLDYQLSYEVILPSSRSMVPVCLSEVQHIQELFIEATDLADKKELVEDNLVLVLDKDAINLEESIVDNILLAIPLQVLTEEEKKSKELPAGQNWAVLTEEDYQCLKEEKQKENNPFASLQGLFDE; this comes from the coding sequence ATGTTAGCTATTTCCGAAATCAGAAAACACCCAGACGGTCTCTCGTTTGATCGTTTATGTGATGTCAAAAGTATGTTACTTGAGCGTGACCAACAGATTATTGACATAAAGGCAGTTAAAGCTGTCGGTAATGTTCGCTATGATAAGGGGCTTTATCTGTTAGATTATCAATTGAGTTACGAAGTGATATTACCGTCTAGCCGTTCTATGGTTCCGGTCTGTTTAAGTGAAGTCCAACACATTCAAGAATTATTTATAGAGGCGACAGATTTAGCTGATAAGAAAGAGTTGGTTGAAGACAATCTGGTATTAGTTTTAGACAAAGACGCTATTAACCTCGAAGAAAGTATTGTGGATAATATCTTACTTGCTATTCCGCTACAGGTCTTGACAGAGGAAGAAAAGAAATCAAAAGAGTTGCCAGCAGGTCAAAATTGGGCAGTTTTGACAGAAGAAGACTACCAGTGTCTAAAAGAAGAAAAGCAAAAAGAAAATAATCCTTTTGCTAGCTTGCAAGGGTTGTTTGATGAATAA
- the htpX gene encoding zinc metalloprotease HtpX encodes MLYQQISQNKQRTVVLLVVFFALLALIGASAGYLLLDNYAMGLVLALVIGVIYATSMIFQSTSLVMSMNNAREVTEKEAPGFFHIVEDMAMVAQIPMPRVFIIEDPSLNAFATGSSPQNAAVAATTGLLEVMNREELEGVIGHEISHIRNYDIRISTIAVALASAVTVISSIGGRMLWYGGGSRRQRDDGDDDVLRIITLLLSLLSLLLAPLVASLIQLAISRQREYLADASSVELTRNPQGMIKALEKLQLSQPMKHPVDDASAALYINEPRKKRSFSSLFSTHPPIEERIERLKNM; translated from the coding sequence ATGCTTTATCAACAGATTTCACAAAATAAGCAACGAACAGTTGTTTTATTAGTTGTTTTCTTCGCTCTCTTAGCACTTATTGGAGCTTCAGCAGGCTATCTGCTGTTAGATAATTATGCCATGGGCTTGGTCCTTGCTCTTGTCATTGGGGTGATTTATGCTACCAGTATGATTTTTCAATCCACCAGTCTTGTAATGAGTATGAACAATGCTAGAGAAGTTACAGAAAAAGAGGCTCCAGGCTTTTTCCATATTGTCGAGGATATGGCTATGGTGGCCCAGATTCCGATGCCGAGAGTTTTTATTATTGAAGATCCTTCTTTAAATGCTTTTGCGACAGGATCTAGCCCTCAAAATGCTGCTGTTGCAGCAACGACAGGTTTACTTGAAGTCATGAATCGTGAAGAACTTGAAGGTGTTATCGGCCATGAAATTAGCCACATCCGAAATTATGATATCCGTATTTCGACTATTGCTGTAGCTTTGGCGAGTGCTGTTACCGTTATTTCTAGTATCGGTGGGCGTATGCTATGGTATGGTGGCGGTTCTCGCAGGCAAAGAGATGACGGAGATGATGATGTTTTAAGAATCATTACATTACTTTTGTCGTTATTATCTTTGCTTTTAGCGCCCCTAGTAGCAAGTTTGATTCAGTTGGCTATTTCTCGTCAAAGAGAATATCTAGCTGATGCTAGTTCTGTTGAACTAACAAGAAATCCCCAAGGTATGATTAAGGCTCTTGAAAAATTGCAGTTATCTCAGCCAATGAAGCATCCTGTTGATGATGCTAGTGCGGCCTTGTATATTAATGAGCCTCGCAAAAAAAGGAGCTTCAGTTCATTATTCAGCACCCATCCTCCTATTGAGGAGAGGATTGAAAGGTTAAAAAACATGTGA
- the sstT gene encoding serine/threonine transporter SstT has translation MKKIYDLWVRVSLIKKIGIGVVIGVMLGILAPDLTGFSILGKLFVGGLKAIAPLLVFALVSQAISHQKKGKQTNMTLIIVLYLFGTFASALVAVLTAYLFPLTLVLNTPVNTELSPPQGVAEVFQSLLLKLVDNPINALATANYIGVLSWAIIFGLALKAASKETKHLIKTAAEVTSQIVVWIINLAPIGIMSLVFTTISENGVGILSDYAFLILVLVGTMLFVALVVNPLIAVLITRQNPYPLVLRCLRESGLTAFFTRSSAANIPVNMQLCQKIGLSKDTYSVSIPLGATINMGGAAITINVLTLAAVHTFGIPIDFLTALLLSVVAAVSACGASGVAGGSLLLIPVACSLFGISNDLAMQVVGVGFIVGVIQDSCETALNSSTDVLFTAIAENAFWKRKKA, from the coding sequence ATGAAAAAAATATATGATTTATGGGTTAGGGTTAGTCTAATCAAAAAAATAGGTATCGGTGTTGTAATAGGAGTCATGTTGGGCATTTTGGCTCCTGATCTTACAGGTTTTAGTATTTTAGGAAAGTTATTTGTTGGTGGTTTAAAGGCTATCGCACCTTTGCTTGTATTTGCTTTGGTTTCCCAAGCTATCTCCCATCAGAAAAAAGGGAAACAGACTAATATGACATTAATCATTGTTCTGTATTTATTTGGTACCTTTGCGTCAGCTTTAGTAGCAGTACTGACAGCTTATCTATTCCCTTTGACGTTAGTGTTAAATACACCTGTAAATACAGAATTATCACCACCTCAAGGTGTTGCTGAAGTTTTTCAGTCACTTCTATTAAAATTAGTGGATAATCCGATCAATGCTTTAGCTACTGCCAATTATATTGGTGTGCTATCATGGGCAATTATTTTTGGACTAGCATTAAAGGCTGCAAGTAAAGAAACAAAGCATCTTATAAAAACAGCGGCAGAAGTTACTTCACAAATAGTTGTTTGGATCATCAATCTGGCACCTATTGGGATTATGAGTCTGGTGTTCACTACGATTTCTGAAAACGGTGTTGGAATCTTATCTGATTATGCTTTTTTGATACTAGTTTTAGTAGGAACAATGCTTTTTGTCGCCTTAGTGGTTAATCCACTTATTGCGGTTTTGATTACACGACAAAATCCTTATCCCCTTGTCTTGAGATGTTTACGTGAGTCAGGTCTTACAGCATTTTTCACACGAAGTTCTGCAGCCAATATTCCAGTCAATATGCAATTATGCCAAAAAATTGGATTGAGTAAAGATACTTATTCAGTGTCAATTCCACTTGGAGCAACTATTAATATGGGTGGGGCAGCAATTACCATCAATGTCCTAACGCTTGCTGCTGTACACACTTTTGGTATTCCTATTGATTTTCTAACAGCCCTCTTACTTAGCGTTGTTGCTGCTGTCTCTGCTTGTGGTGCTTCTGGTGTTGCTGGGGGATCGTTGTTACTTATTCCTGTAGCATGTAGTTTGTTTGGCATTTCAAATGATCTTGCGATGCAGGTGGTTGGTGTTGGTTTTATTGTTGGTGTTATCCAGGATTCTTGTGAGACAGCCTTAAATTCGTCAACCGATGTTCTTTTTACAGCTATTGCTGAAAATGCTTTTTGGAAACGTAAAAAAGCATAG
- the brnQ gene encoding branched-chain amino acid transport system II carrier protein — MKQKNVYIVIGFMLFALFFGAANLIYPAFLGIYSGHQILWSIIGFCLTGVSLPLLGVIAVAKSGSGDVESLARPISKWYAIFYSSILYLSIGPFFAIPRTGATSFSVGIAPILGDNTTNKAIYAILFFGLSYFLAIKPSKLAENIGKFLTPTLLVVISILVIASFVHPAGNYGDAFNAGVGVNNAFKDFPFIAGLIQGYGTMDALASLVFAILVIEATKQFGAKTDKEMTKITLISGAIAILLLALVYIFVGRIGATSQSLFPFIDGSFTLHGNPVNGGQILSHASRFYLGGIGQAFLAVVIFLACLTTSTGLITSSAEYFHKLVPALSHIAWATIFTLLSAFFYFGGLSVIINWSAPVLFLLYPLTVDLIFLVLAQKCFNNDPIVYRTTIGLTFIPAIFDALLTLSQMTGLFHLPEAVVTFFQKTVPLGQFSMGWIIFAAIGFLIGLILSKTKKS; from the coding sequence ATGAAACAAAAAAATGTATATATCGTCATTGGATTCATGCTATTTGCGCTATTTTTTGGAGCAGCAAACCTCATTTACCCAGCTTTTTTAGGCATCTACTCAGGTCATCAGATTCTATGGTCTATCATTGGTTTTTGTTTAACTGGTGTCTCCTTGCCTTTACTCGGTGTCATTGCTGTTGCTAAATCTGGATCAGGCGATGTTGAAAGTTTGGCACGCCCCATCTCTAAATGGTATGCAATCTTCTATTCTTCCATTTTGTATTTATCTATTGGCCCATTTTTTGCTATTCCAAGAACAGGAGCCACTTCTTTTTCAGTCGGTATCGCTCCTATCTTAGGAGATAATACAACCAATAAAGCTATTTATGCTATACTATTTTTTGGTCTGTCCTACTTCCTTGCTATCAAACCTAGTAAACTAGCTGAAAATATCGGAAAATTTTTAACGCCAACGTTGTTAGTTGTTATTTCTATTTTGGTTATCGCGTCCTTTGTCCATCCTGCTGGAAATTACGGTGATGCTTTTAACGCTGGGGTCGGTGTTAATAATGCCTTTAAAGATTTTCCTTTTATAGCAGGATTAATTCAAGGTTATGGCACTATGGATGCACTAGCTTCTCTTGTTTTTGCTATTTTAGTCATTGAGGCTACCAAACAATTTGGCGCTAAGACGGACAAAGAAATGACCAAAATAACACTTATTTCTGGGGCTATTGCCATTTTGCTATTAGCACTTGTCTATATCTTTGTCGGTCGTATTGGAGCAACATCACAATCATTATTTCCTTTTATTGATGGCAGCTTTACCCTTCATGGTAATCCAGTTAATGGCGGTCAAATCTTAAGTCATGCTTCTCGTTTTTACCTAGGTGGCATCGGACAAGCATTTCTAGCTGTTGTGATTTTCCTGGCCTGTCTAACCACTTCAACAGGCTTAATCACGTCAAGTGCTGAATACTTCCATAAATTAGTGCCTGCTTTATCTCATATTGCTTGGGCAACTATCTTTACTTTACTATCAGCTTTCTTTTATTTTGGTGGCTTATCAGTCATTATCAACTGGTCAGCTCCTGTTTTATTCCTTTTATACCCATTAACAGTCGATTTAATTTTCCTTGTTTTGGCACAAAAATGCTTCAATAATGATCCTATTGTCTATCGAACTACAATTGGTCTAACCTTTATTCCTGCCATATTTGATGCACTCCTAACACTATCACAAATGACTGGATTATTTCATTTACCAGAAGCCGTTGTAACTTTTTTCCAAAAAACTGTTCCACTAGGGCAATTCTCAATGGGATGGATTATCTTTGCTGCTATTGGTTTTTTAATAGGGCTTATACTAAGTAAAACGAAGAAAAGCTAA
- the nrdR gene encoding transcriptional regulator NrdR: MRCPKCNYHKSSVVDSRQAEDGNTIRRRRECEQCHTRFTTFERVEELPLLVIKKDGTREQFSRDKILNGVVQSAQKRPVSSTDIENVISRIEQEVRTTYENEVSSTAIGNLVMDELAELDEITYVRFASVYKSFKDVDEIEELLQQITNRVRGKKKRLNNDETN, from the coding sequence GTGCGTTGTCCAAAATGTAATTACCATAAATCGAGTGTTGTTGACAGTAGACAAGCTGAAGACGGCAACACCATTCGTCGTCGAAGAGAATGTGAACAGTGTCATACTCGCTTTACTACCTTTGAGCGTGTTGAAGAACTCCCTTTATTAGTCATCAAAAAAGATGGCACACGAGAGCAATTTTCTAGAGATAAAATATTAAATGGGGTTGTTCAAAGTGCGCAAAAACGACCTGTCTCGAGCACAGATATTGAAAATGTCATTTCTCGTATTGAACAAGAAGTTCGAACAACCTACGAAAATGAAGTGTCAAGTACTGCTATTGGTAATTTAGTGATGGATGAGTTGGCCGAACTCGATGAAATCACATATGTACGCTTTGCTAGTGTCTACAAGAGTTTCAAGGACGTTGATGAAATCGAAGAACTTTTGCAACAAATTACGAATCGCGTACGCGGAAAGAAAAAACGTTTAAATAATGATGAAACCAATTGA
- the covR gene encoding two-component system response regulator CovR, with translation MTKKILIIEDEKNLARFVSLELQHEGYEVIVEVNGREGLETALEKEFDLILLDLMLPEMDGFEVTRRLQTEKTTYIMMMTARDSIMDVVAGLDRGADDYIVKPFAIEELLARIRAIFRRQDIESEKKVPSQGIYRDLVLNPQNRSVNRGDDEISLTKREYDLLNILMTNMNRVMTREELLSNVWKYDEAVETNVVDVYIRYLRGKIDIPGKESYIQTVRGMGYVIREK, from the coding sequence ATGACAAAGAAAATTTTAATTATTGAAGATGAAAAGAATCTGGCTAGATTCGTTTCTCTTGAGCTGCAACATGAGGGTTATGAAGTCATTGTTGAGGTCAATGGTCGTGAAGGGTTAGAAACTGCTTTGGAAAAAGAGTTTGATTTAATCCTGCTTGACTTAATGTTACCAGAGATGGATGGTTTTGAAGTGACCCGTCGTTTGCAAACCGAAAAAACAACGTATATCATGATGATGACTGCGCGTGATTCTATTATGGATGTGGTTGCAGGTTTAGACCGCGGTGCAGACGACTATATTGTTAAACCGTTTGCCATTGAAGAACTACTTGCCCGTATTCGTGCTATTTTCCGCCGTCAAGATATTGAATCTGAGAAGAAAGTGCCTAGTCAAGGCATTTATCGAGATCTAGTTTTAAATCCACAAAACCGTTCAGTTAATCGTGGCGACGATGAGATTTCTCTCACTAAACGTGAATATGATTTGCTTAATATTTTGATGACTAATATGAATCGTGTCATGACACGTGAAGAATTATTGTCAAATGTTTGGAAATATGATGAAGCCGTTGAGACTAATGTTGTAGATGTCTATATTCGTTATCTCCGCGGCAAAATTGACATTCCAGGCAAGGAATCTTATATCCAAACAGTGCGTGGCATGGGATACGTTATTCGTGAGAAATAA
- a CDS encoding LemA family protein — MPTVLIILVVLGVLALWLMISYNSLVKSRMHTKEAWSQIDVQLKRRNDLIPNLIETVKGYASYEQKTFEKITDLRARVANASTPQETMAASNELSKQVTSLFAVAENYPDLKANENFLKLQEELTNTENKISYSRQLYNSTTSNYNLQLESFPSNIAGKLFGFKPSEFLQTPEAEKEVPKVEFNF, encoded by the coding sequence ATGCCAACAGTTTTGATTATCTTAGTCGTTTTAGGAGTGCTTGCGCTATGGTTAATGATTAGTTACAATAGCCTGGTTAAATCTCGGATGCACACAAAAGAAGCTTGGAGTCAGATTGATGTGCAATTAAAGCGTCGTAATGACTTGATTCCAAATCTTATTGAAACCGTAAAGGGATATGCTAGCTACGAGCAAAAGACATTTGAAAAAATCACTGATTTGCGTGCGCGTGTTGCGAATGCCTCAACTCCTCAAGAAACCATGGCGGCTTCTAACGAATTGAGTAAACAAGTGACCAGTTTGTTTGCCGTTGCTGAAAATTACCCAGACTTAAAAGCTAACGAAAACTTCTTGAAATTACAAGAAGAGTTGACCAATACGGAAAATAAAATCTCATATTCTCGTCAACTCTATAATTCAACAACGTCTAATTACAACCTTCAATTAGAATCTTTCCCAAGCAATATCGCTGGTAAATTATTTGGTTTTAAACCAAGTGAATTCTTACAAACACCAGAAGCTGAAAAAGAAGTTCCAAAAGTTGAATTTAACTTTTAA
- the ktrA gene encoding potassium uptake transporter gating subunit KtrA — translation MLKRKTVGVLGLGIFGRTVARELSNFDQDVIAIDIRESHVKEVADLVTKAAVGDITDKEFLLAVGIEHCDTVVIASGNNLESSVLAVMHCKKLGVPTIIAKAKNKIFEEVLYGIGATKVITPERDSGKRVASNLLRRHIESIIYLEHGISMIEFVIPKSWEGQSLSELDVRRKYELNVIGMRQKEVKTLDTNVKPFEPLEPNTIIVAIANDHTFEKFDYLGYLK, via the coding sequence ATGTTAAAACGTAAAACTGTCGGCGTTCTTGGCCTTGGTATTTTTGGCCGTACTGTTGCCAGAGAATTAAGTAACTTTGATCAAGACGTTATTGCTATTGATATCAGAGAAAGTCATGTCAAAGAGGTGGCCGACTTGGTCACTAAAGCCGCTGTTGGAGATATTACTGACAAAGAATTTCTATTAGCTGTAGGGATTGAACATTGTGATACTGTCGTTATCGCTTCAGGGAATAACTTGGAATCTTCTGTTCTTGCAGTCATGCACTGTAAAAAACTCGGTGTTCCAACCATTATTGCCAAGGCTAAAAATAAAATTTTTGAAGAAGTTCTATATGGCATCGGAGCAACTAAAGTCATCACCCCTGAACGTGATTCTGGAAAACGTGTAGCTTCAAATCTGTTAAGACGTCATATCGAAAGCATCATCTATTTGGAACATGGTATTTCGATGATTGAATTTGTCATTCCTAAAAGCTGGGAAGGACAATCTCTTTCCGAACTAGATGTTCGTCGTAAATATGAGTTAAATGTGATTGGCATGCGTCAAAAAGAAGTTAAAACCTTAGATACTAATGTCAAACCTTTTGAACCTTTAGAACCGAATACTATCATTGTGGCCATCGCTAATGACCACACCTTTGAAAAATTTGATTATCTTGGCTATCTTAAATAA
- the rsmG gene encoding 16S rRNA (guanine(527)-N(7))-methyltransferase RsmG, translating to MTPQDFYRTLEEDGFSLSSKQKEQFDTYFKSLVEWNTKINLTAITEENEVYLKHFYDSIAPILQGFLANEPIKLLDIGAGAGFPSLPMKILFPNLEVTIIDSLNKRISFLTLLAQELGLENVHFFHGRAEDFGQDKAFRGQFDVVTARAVARMQVLSELTIPFLKIGGKLIALKAQAADQELEEAKNALCLLFGKVIKNHSYQLPNGDSRFITIVEKKKETPNKYPRKAGLPNKKPL from the coding sequence ATGACACCCCAAGACTTTTACCGAACACTAGAGGAAGATGGTTTTTCCTTATCATCGAAACAAAAAGAACAATTTGACACCTACTTCAAATCACTAGTGGAATGGAACACTAAAATTAATTTAACAGCTATTACAGAAGAAAATGAGGTTTACCTCAAGCATTTTTATGATTCCATCGCTCCTATTTTACAGGGCTTTTTAGCTAATGAACCAATCAAATTATTGGACATTGGAGCTGGAGCTGGTTTTCCTAGCCTACCCATGAAAATTCTTTTCCCAAACCTTGAGGTTACCATTATTGATTCTCTTAATAAGCGGATTTCTTTTCTGACACTCCTTGCTCAGGAATTGGGCTTGGAAAATGTCCACTTTTTTCATGGTAGAGCAGAAGATTTCGGACAGGACAAGGCCTTTCGAGGTCAATTTGATGTTGTTACTGCCAGAGCGGTTGCTCGGATGCAGGTTCTATCTGAATTAACCATCCCCTTTTTAAAAATTGGAGGAAAATTAATCGCCTTAAAGGCACAAGCTGCTGACCAAGAGTTAGAAGAAGCTAAGAATGCTCTTTGTCTTCTTTTTGGTAAAGTCATTAAAAACCATAGCTACCAATTGCCAAATGGAGATTCTCGCTTCATCACCATTGTTGAGAAGAAAAAGGAAACACCTAACAAGTATCCAAGAAAAGCTGGCTTGCCTAACAAAAAACCTCTATAA
- the ktrB gene encoding potassium uptake transporter channel subunit KtrB, with product MKRSFIKSLSVTQRLTFSFAIVILIGTLLLSMPFTHYQNGPNTVYLDHFFNVVSMVCVTGLSVVPVAEVYNGIGQTIAMALMQIGGLGLVTLIAVSTFALKRKMRLSDQTLLQSALNRGDSKDLKHYLFFAYKVTFSLEAFAAIVIMIDFIPRFGWKNGIFNSIFLAVSAFCNAGFDNLGSSSLKDFMLNPTLNVIITFLIISGGLGFAVWVDLGVAFKKYFFERPHCYGATFRKLSNQSRLVLQTTAVILFLGTFLTWFLEKDNSKTIANFSLHQQLMVSFFQTVTMRTAGFATISYNDTLAPTNILYMIQMVIGGAPGGTAGGIKVTTAAITFLLFKAELSGQSEVTFRNRIIANKTIKQTMTVLIFFFAVLMIGFILLLSVEPHIAPIPLLFESISAIATVGVSMDLTPQLSTAGRLIVIVLMFVGRVGPITVLISLIQRKEKTIQYATTDILVG from the coding sequence ATGAAACGCTCTTTTATCAAATCTCTTTCAGTCACACAGCGCTTAACATTTAGTTTTGCCATTGTGATTCTGATTGGGACTCTCTTGTTATCCATGCCCTTTACCCATTATCAAAATGGTCCTAATACCGTCTATCTTGATCATTTCTTTAATGTGGTTTCCATGGTTTGTGTGACTGGACTTTCTGTTGTTCCCGTCGCTGAAGTGTATAACGGTATCGGACAAACCATTGCTATGGCACTAATGCAGATTGGTGGTCTTGGCTTGGTGACGTTAATAGCTGTGAGTACTTTTGCCCTCAAGCGAAAAATGCGATTGAGCGATCAAACCTTGCTCCAATCAGCGTTAAATCGAGGTGATAGCAAAGATTTAAAGCACTACCTTTTTTTTGCTTATAAAGTAACCTTTAGTCTAGAAGCCTTTGCTGCGATAGTTATCATGATTGACTTCATCCCCCGCTTCGGGTGGAAAAATGGTATCTTCAATAGTATTTTTTTAGCTGTGTCGGCGTTTTGTAACGCTGGTTTTGACAATTTAGGATCTTCTAGTTTAAAAGACTTTATGTTAAATCCTACATTAAATGTTATCATTACGTTCTTGATTATCTCTGGTGGACTTGGTTTTGCGGTTTGGGTTGATTTAGGAGTAGCTTTTAAAAAATACTTTTTTGAAAGACCTCATTGTTATGGGGCAACTTTTCGTAAATTATCCAATCAGTCTCGTCTAGTACTACAAACCACAGCTGTTATTCTTTTTCTTGGAACCTTCTTAACCTGGTTTTTAGAAAAAGATAACAGCAAAACCATTGCCAATTTTAGTTTACATCAGCAACTTATGGTTTCATTTTTTCAAACAGTCACTATGAGAACAGCTGGCTTTGCAACAATCTCTTATAACGATACCCTAGCACCGACTAACATTCTTTATATGATTCAAATGGTTATTGGTGGTGCTCCTGGTGGAACAGCTGGTGGTATTAAAGTGACGACTGCTGCCATTACTTTCTTACTCTTTAAAGCGGAACTTTCAGGGCAATCAGAAGTTACCTTTCGTAACCGAATTATCGCAAATAAGACAATTAAGCAGACCATGACAGTTCTTATCTTCTTTTTTGCAGTTCTTATGATAGGTTTTATTTTATTACTTAGCGTGGAGCCTCATATCGCTCCTATACCACTCTTATTTGAATCTATTTCTGCCATCGCGACAGTTGGGGTATCTATGGATTTGACACCACAATTGTCTACTGCTGGACGTCTTATTGTCATTGTCTTGATGTTCGTCGGCCGCGTTGGCCCAATTACTGTCCTCATCAGTCTGATTCAACGAAAAGAAAAAACCATTCAATATGCCACTACTGATATTCTAGTGGGTTAA